One stretch of Pedobacter riviphilus DNA includes these proteins:
- a CDS encoding MBL fold metallo-hydrolase translates to MKVTFLGTGTSQGVPVIACNCEVCLSADKRDNRLRTSILIETADKTIVVDSGPDFRYQLLREKVKDLDAVLFTHEHKDHIAGLDDIRPFNYLLHKVIDVYATDRVQTALKREFYYIFAETKYHGLPQINLHTVTNGEDFKIGESTIIPFEVMHHLLPITGYRIGDFTYITDAKTISEQSFEKIMGTKILVINALQKEPHISHFTLSEAIAFAQKVGAETTYLTHISHNLGKHADVERDLPSNIRLAYDRLSLEC, encoded by the coding sequence ATGAAGGTTACTTTTTTAGGTACTGGTACATCACAAGGCGTTCCTGTAATTGCTTGTAATTGCGAAGTTTGTTTATCTGCTGATAAAAGAGATAACCGCTTACGGACATCAATATTAATTGAAACAGCCGATAAAACCATTGTGGTAGATAGTGGGCCTGATTTCCGTTACCAGCTTTTACGCGAAAAGGTAAAAGACCTGGATGCGGTATTGTTTACGCACGAACACAAAGACCATATTGCTGGTTTAGATGATATCAGGCCGTTTAATTACCTGCTGCATAAGGTAATTGACGTTTATGCAACAGACAGGGTTCAAACGGCATTGAAAAGAGAATTTTATTACATCTTTGCTGAAACCAAATACCATGGTTTGCCACAGATTAATCTGCACACCGTAACCAATGGCGAAGATTTTAAAATTGGCGAAAGTACCATTATTCCTTTTGAAGTGATGCACCATTTATTGCCTATCACAGGGTACAGAATTGGCGATTTTACTTATATTACCGATGCCAAAACGATATCAGAACAAAGTTTCGAAAAAATAATGGGAACAAAAATACTGGTAATTAATGCTTTGCAGAAAGAACCACATATTTCTCATTTTACTTTAAGCGAGGCCATTGCCTTTGCGCAAAAGGTTGGCGCAGAAACCACTTATCTTACACACATCAGCCATAATCTGGGTAAACATGCCGATGTAGAAAGAGATTTACCATCGAACATCAGGTTGGCTTACGATAGGCTTAGTTTAGAATGTTAG
- a CDS encoding DUF6266 family protein, whose product MGKIENGINGGFTGTVGAVTGYYLNGKWVIRSKRRKSIKNKIGSADQKTCRSRFTMMQTFLSPIVGFIRIGFNLESKKRMMTAHNVAKSYNMLNAQNADGEIDYAAVRLSFGNLTGAEGVKLEHDDAGVHFSWTDNANDDYNRKHDQVMLMVYDVDNKTAIYETGGARRFKERESLEIPSFYKGRTFHTWIAFIADDRMGISASTYCGSFVF is encoded by the coding sequence ATGGGAAAAATAGAAAATGGAATTAACGGCGGTTTCACCGGGACGGTGGGTGCCGTGACCGGTTATTACCTGAACGGGAAATGGGTCATCAGGAGCAAACGCAGAAAATCGATAAAAAACAAAATCGGTAGTGCTGATCAGAAGACCTGCAGATCTCGTTTTACCATGATGCAGACCTTCTTAAGCCCTATTGTTGGTTTTATCCGGATTGGTTTTAACCTGGAGTCGAAAAAACGCATGATGACCGCCCATAATGTTGCAAAATCCTATAACATGCTGAATGCCCAAAATGCCGACGGTGAAATCGACTATGCGGCTGTGCGTTTAAGCTTTGGAAACCTCACCGGTGCGGAGGGTGTCAAGTTGGAACACGACGATGCGGGTGTACATTTCAGCTGGACGGATAATGCTAACGACGATTACAACAGGAAACATGACCAGGTAATGTTAATGGTTTATGATGTGGACAACAAAACGGCTATCTATGAAACAGGTGGTGCCAGGCGGTTTAAAGAAAGGGAAAGCCTGGAAATTCCTTCTTTTTATAAAGGAAGAACATTTCACACCTGGATAGCTTTCATTGCAGACGACAGAATGGGAATATCTGCGAGTACATATTGCGGCAGTTTTGTTTTTTGA
- a CDS encoding delta-60 repeat domain-containing protein, giving the protein MKFSLLLLLGMLLFCHGYSQTGSFDTAFGDAGTVKLKLGYPNFSVGAVAVQSDGKVLVAGGAFNATDDFYVTRFLANGTVDKNFGESGVVYADMPGSDKAVKIIVLADDRFLVAGQSYQTGISRSYVIRYTNEGKRDNTYGQNGTVYIDAEFKDMVLLPDGKLIVAHGGSQNLMCFSADGIRDNKYTTAINPSDASFRTSALSLSSKGNILATGYYGWSLDQQFLACLNPDGTLDKSFGEKGVTLFSGLGTSKFMKVNLVQSKDGNIGILFDDGSNQQRSYFKFSASGKIYNIGINGLLKVPIDKTRFYGFRCVFDQDGAIYIAGTARNEQQVNQFAVLKFDSDGKPVPTFGDAGQSTTLFSASRHEAEIPFVRPDGSIVVAGFDYAEGRYQAAVGLFSTDGQQVANFAAGTNSSIAVGTGKSRNGLGKGIIVAPDGSMHVAGLVRNGEGISLVVAKLKADGKLDESFGEGGRVHGSLEQNHETLYDFYLSIDGTQLQMAKDGSGNIYVITTELDYFRGKIGPTLFKFTSDGKVDMAFGGRGKLHIPLSDNSRRAFPLV; this is encoded by the coding sequence ATGAAATTTTCGCTCCTTCTACTGCTAGGCATGTTATTGTTTTGCCACGGCTATTCCCAAACAGGGTCTTTTGATACTGCTTTTGGTGATGCTGGTACAGTTAAACTAAAACTTGGGTACCCCAATTTTTCCGTAGGGGCAGTCGCAGTTCAGTCTGATGGAAAAGTACTTGTTGCCGGTGGGGCTTTTAACGCTACTGACGATTTCTATGTGACGAGGTTCTTGGCAAATGGTACGGTGGATAAAAATTTTGGTGAAAGTGGAGTAGTCTATGCGGATATGCCTGGATCAGATAAGGCAGTAAAAATCATTGTACTTGCGGATGACCGTTTTTTAGTAGCTGGCCAATCCTACCAAACCGGCATCAGCCGTTCTTATGTAATAAGATACACAAACGAAGGAAAGCGGGATAACACTTATGGCCAAAATGGCACTGTTTACATCGATGCAGAGTTTAAAGATATGGTGCTTTTGCCCGACGGAAAGCTAATCGTCGCCCATGGAGGCAGCCAAAATCTGATGTGTTTTTCGGCTGATGGGATCAGGGACAATAAATATACTACTGCTATTAATCCATCGGATGCTTCCTTCCGCACTAGCGCACTATCGCTAAGCAGCAAAGGCAATATTCTGGCCACAGGTTATTATGGATGGTCTTTAGATCAGCAATTTTTGGCTTGCTTAAACCCTGATGGAACGCTGGATAAAAGCTTCGGGGAAAAGGGCGTAACACTATTTTCAGGGCTTGGTACCTCAAAATTTATGAAAGTAAACCTGGTCCAAAGCAAGGATGGTAACATAGGGATACTCTTCGACGATGGAAGCAATCAACAGCGCAGTTATTTTAAGTTCAGTGCCAGTGGAAAAATTTATAATATAGGGATCAATGGCTTGCTAAAAGTACCTATAGACAAGACCAGGTTTTACGGCTTTAGATGTGTTTTTGATCAAGATGGAGCAATTTATATTGCCGGAACGGCAAGAAATGAACAGCAGGTTAATCAGTTCGCTGTCCTCAAATTTGATAGCGACGGTAAACCTGTTCCAACATTCGGGGATGCCGGACAAAGTACTACTTTGTTCAGTGCTTCGCGGCACGAAGCAGAAATACCTTTTGTGCGGCCAGACGGAAGTATAGTGGTGGCAGGGTTTGACTATGCCGAAGGAAGGTATCAAGCCGCAGTCGGCCTGTTTTCGACCGATGGACAGCAGGTAGCAAATTTTGCTGCAGGTACCAATTCCTCTATTGCCGTTGGTACGGGTAAATCCAGAAATGGTTTGGGAAAAGGAATTATCGTTGCTCCCGACGGATCGATGCATGTTGCGGGCCTGGTGAGAAACGGGGAGGGGATCAGTCTTGTAGTCGCCAAATTAAAAGCGGATGGCAAGCTTGACGAGAGTTTTGGTGAGGGAGGTCGTGTACATGGTTCCCTAGAGCAAAACCATGAAACGCTATACGATTTTTACTTATCTATCGACGGTACCCAGCTTCAAATGGCCAAAGACGGATCAGGTAATATCTACGTGATTACCACGGAACTGGATTATTTCCGGGGTAAGATTGGCCCAACACTTTTTAAGTTTACATCCGATGGTAAAGTTGACATGGCTTTTGGCGGTCGTGGAAAACTGCATATTCCTTTGAGTGACAATTCCCGGAGGGCTTTCCCCTTGGTTTAG
- a CDS encoding T9SS type A sorting domain-containing protein — MLQLRRVNTNGTFDKSFGSDGVLIDPQFHGREGERSKACRLVIDKQDRIVMAGSYGLYGFNNFAIVRYTAGGELDKSFNGGMVTPQWPGTSVIGHAIAIQEDGKIVAAGSNSPNSPIKLVRYLPTGALDLDFGEDGLVNNVTVAGDVSRLALQSDGKILYHTGRYSDDIALDHGYMQVGRLNPDGSIDQTFGNKGSVSVSRATVMQDKNGDMGIAADGRIFLVGSTELQPDYGIHQDMVVYGLQNKMEVFKPELLSFDPLIAGNGASITVDGVGLKGVTKVSVGGTPVKSFVVKSSSRMVLTLGDGATGDITAEIGTQKISIPGFTYVPRPVITPDVSLGLIKGNSVLLQTPSYPGFTYTWYRYIDVVQSGSSPTYRTSQPGSYTVRITKDGFTDTSLPAFVTVEFALPADNFTISATSASCRGTNDGSISLTAKNSMNYTAILTLAGIKTEKVFTDKVSFDQLAAGTYELCLQVSGEKDFKQCFTLVVTEPEKLSVFSMLSENTGKLHLQLTGADRYYIELNGKLFTTNANEFELQMESGANKVIVSSDKNCQGIWEREIINSNTLMAYPNPVEDILYLNLGNTGTEKKIFIYNTMGQCIYQDKVTQTVTSQINMRDIVPGIYLLRIKTEKDEKTFKIVKK, encoded by the coding sequence TTGCTTCAGTTAAGAAGGGTTAACACCAATGGCACATTTGACAAGAGTTTTGGCTCCGATGGTGTTTTGATCGACCCCCAGTTCCATGGGCGGGAAGGTGAGCGTAGTAAGGCCTGCAGGCTCGTGATCGATAAACAAGACAGGATTGTTATGGCAGGAAGTTATGGCCTCTATGGATTTAATAACTTTGCCATCGTACGGTATACTGCTGGTGGCGAGCTGGACAAAAGTTTTAATGGCGGGATGGTAACACCCCAATGGCCAGGTACTTCCGTTATCGGACATGCGATTGCTATCCAGGAGGATGGTAAGATCGTGGCAGCAGGCTCCAACTCCCCCAATTCACCGATCAAATTGGTCAGATATCTGCCCACTGGTGCATTAGATCTCGACTTTGGTGAGGATGGACTGGTCAATAATGTAACTGTTGCAGGGGATGTAAGCAGATTAGCGTTACAAAGTGATGGTAAAATCCTGTATCATACTGGCAGATATAGCGACGATATTGCACTGGATCACGGATATATGCAGGTTGGAAGGTTAAATCCAGATGGATCGATTGATCAAACCTTTGGCAACAAGGGGAGTGTTTCGGTTTCACGGGCTACAGTTATGCAGGATAAAAATGGCGATATGGGCATTGCGGCGGATGGACGAATATTTCTGGTTGGTTCAACTGAACTCCAGCCAGATTATGGTATACACCAGGATATGGTTGTTTACGGCCTGCAAAACAAGATGGAGGTGTTTAAACCAGAACTGCTTAGCTTCGATCCGCTCATTGCAGGAAACGGTGCCAGCATAACTGTTGATGGTGTCGGATTGAAAGGAGTGACCAAAGTATCAGTTGGCGGTACCCCTGTAAAATCATTTGTTGTCAAATCCAGCAGTCGGATGGTGCTTACACTAGGGGATGGTGCAACGGGTGATATCACAGCAGAAATAGGTACACAGAAAATCAGTATCCCGGGTTTTACCTATGTTCCTAGGCCTGTAATTACACCGGATGTTTCGCTCGGCCTGATCAAAGGTAACAGCGTTCTACTACAGACTCCGTCATATCCAGGTTTTACTTACACCTGGTATAGGTATATAGATGTTGTCCAATCAGGAAGTTCACCTACTTACAGAACCTCCCAGCCTGGCTCCTATACGGTAAGGATCACCAAAGATGGTTTCACGGATACCTCACTTCCCGCATTTGTAACTGTGGAGTTCGCGCTACCCGCAGATAATTTCACCATAAGCGCAACATCTGCCAGCTGCAGGGGAACCAATGATGGTTCCATCTCATTAACTGCAAAAAACAGCATGAATTATACCGCGATACTTACCCTGGCGGGCATAAAAACCGAAAAAGTCTTTACCGATAAGGTATCCTTTGACCAGCTGGCTGCAGGCACATATGAACTCTGCCTGCAGGTTTCTGGAGAGAAAGACTTTAAGCAATGCTTTACGCTGGTAGTCACTGAGCCGGAAAAGCTATCTGTATTTAGTATGTTAAGCGAAAACACGGGCAAACTACACCTTCAGCTTACCGGTGCAGACAGATATTATATCGAACTCAATGGAAAACTTTTTACCACAAACGCAAACGAGTTTGAACTTCAAATGGAAAGTGGGGCCAATAAGGTTATAGTCAGTTCTGATAAAAACTGTCAAGGTATCTGGGAGCGTGAAATTATTAACTCAAATACCCTTATGGCCTATCCAAACCCAGTTGAGGATATACTTTACTTAAACCTGGGAAATACGGGCACGGAGAAAAAAATCTTTATTTACAATACCATGGGACAATGCATCTATCAGGATAAAGTTACCCAAACCGTAACCAGCCAAATCAATATGAGGGATATCGTGCCTGGGATATATCTGCTTAGGATCAAAACCGAAAAGGACGAAAAAACATTTAAGATCGTAAAAAAATAA
- a CDS encoding serine hydrolase, whose translation MKKIIVKIVITSAILFTCLQSFAQLSSSKIDSLMQEAIHKLKVAGAAIAVVKDGKVIHLKGYGVNSIDTKQLTTEFTNFQIASNSKAFTTAALSILVDEGKIKWDDKVKDYIPEFKMYNEYVTDNFNIVDLLTHRSGLALGAGDLTFFPDGADFTVKDITTIFQNFKPVSAFRTTYNYDNLLYIIAGEVIKRVSKMSFEDFIQKRIFQPLQMSNSFIGDTLINDMKDLSTPHSTATGALKTINRFNIGMISPAGGIYSNVNDMSKWMIMQLNRGKYGNDKKSSLFSTANSAKMWTIQTVLPNYVSERYNTHFNGYGLGWLLNDVKGNLVAMHTGGLPGMLSQVTLVPDLNLGIVVLTNTESGGGSLAFAVTRAITDSYFGLDDAKWIDNRARNLKSNTNNIDEVTKKVWEKVDSLKLTKIKNEDYTGMYEDKWFGKMEVFMKGKQLWIKSLRSPKLNGPMYFYNTNTFAIKWEYQDMNCDAFAAFSFKEKGKAQSFTMKGISPGIDFSFDFGDLNLIRVK comes from the coding sequence ATGAAAAAAATAATTGTTAAAATAGTAATTACCTCCGCTATTCTTTTTACTTGTCTGCAAAGTTTTGCACAGCTATCTTCTTCTAAGATTGATTCGCTGATGCAAGAAGCAATACACAAATTAAAAGTAGCCGGGGCTGCAATAGCCGTTGTAAAAGATGGGAAGGTAATCCATCTAAAAGGCTATGGAGTTAATTCGATTGATACAAAACAATTAACTACAGAATTTACGAACTTTCAAATAGCTTCCAACAGTAAGGCATTTACAACAGCTGCGTTATCCATATTGGTTGATGAGGGGAAAATAAAATGGGACGATAAGGTGAAGGATTACATTCCGGAATTTAAAATGTACAATGAGTATGTAACTGATAATTTTAATATTGTTGATTTGTTAACTCATAGGAGCGGCCTTGCGCTTGGGGCTGGTGATTTAACATTTTTTCCCGATGGAGCAGATTTCACGGTAAAAGACATCACCACTATTTTCCAGAATTTTAAACCAGTTTCTGCATTTAGAACAACATACAATTACGATAACCTACTCTATATCATTGCTGGTGAAGTCATTAAAAGAGTAAGTAAAATGAGTTTTGAAGATTTTATTCAAAAACGCATCTTCCAACCCTTACAAATGAGTAACTCGTTTATTGGTGATACGCTAATTAATGATATGAAAGATCTTTCAACACCACATTCTACAGCAACAGGAGCTTTAAAAACTATTAATCGTTTCAATATCGGAATGATTAGCCCCGCCGGAGGCATATATTCCAATGTGAATGATATGTCTAAGTGGATGATCATGCAGTTAAACAGGGGGAAATACGGAAATGACAAGAAGTCTTCTTTGTTCTCTACAGCTAACAGTGCTAAAATGTGGACAATACAAACGGTTTTACCAAACTATGTATCCGAAAGATACAATACCCATTTTAATGGATATGGTTTAGGTTGGCTTTTAAATGATGTAAAAGGAAATCTGGTGGCTATGCACACCGGCGGTTTGCCAGGTATGTTATCGCAGGTAACCCTGGTACCAGATTTGAATTTAGGCATTGTAGTGCTAACGAATACTGAAAGTGGTGGTGGAAGTCTTGCTTTTGCCGTTACGAGAGCAATAACGGATAGCTACTTTGGCTTAGATGATGCCAAATGGATTGATAACAGGGCAAGAAATCTTAAGTCTAATACCAATAATATTGATGAAGTAACGAAGAAAGTTTGGGAAAAAGTAGATTCTCTGAAGCTTACCAAAATTAAAAACGAGGATTATACGGGTATGTACGAAGATAAATGGTTTGGAAAGATGGAGGTTTTTATGAAGGGCAAGCAGCTTTGGATTAAAAGTTTACGTTCACCAAAATTAAATGGCCCAATGTATTTCTATAACACAAATACCTTTGCTATTAAATGGGAATACCAGGACATGAATTGCGATGCATTTGCTGCATTTTCCTTTAAAGAAAAAGGGAAAGCACAATCTTTTACAATGAAAGGCATTTCACCAGGCATTGACTTTAGCTTTGATTTTGGCGATCTCAATTTAATTAGAGTAAAATAA
- a CDS encoding helix-turn-helix domain-containing protein, producing the protein MELHFYTPENDILKQYIEGYYFLNDHGPGAIKAYTTFPNNYGIVTVNLNSKVKLDINKISIEPSCDNNIYASFAYRYRNPIEVHYTGPFQEITIYFKPLGINYFVNNLETMFSQKKMTEFIPQFLDFKDEMGKIFHIAKRPLQIDALEDYWLSKLMTKDLAFMKTILLDTESNIKIEDIAKKHHISRKHLNNLVQKNLGKSLIEYRKIFRFRNVINKYQGLKSLTELSCENLFFDQSHLIKDFKSLTEINPNLFFKNVNTANKNVWLFT; encoded by the coding sequence TTGGAATTACATTTTTATACGCCAGAAAACGACATCTTAAAACAATATATTGAAGGTTATTATTTTTTAAACGATCATGGACCTGGAGCGATTAAAGCCTACACGACATTTCCAAACAATTACGGCATTGTTACCGTAAATCTTAATTCTAAAGTAAAACTAGACATTAATAAAATTTCTATTGAGCCCTCTTGTGATAATAATATATATGCGAGTTTCGCGTATCGATACAGAAATCCAATAGAAGTGCATTATACAGGACCCTTCCAAGAGATTACCATTTACTTCAAACCGCTCGGCATTAATTATTTTGTAAATAATCTGGAAACAATGTTCTCTCAAAAAAAAATGACAGAATTTATTCCACAATTTTTAGACTTTAAAGATGAGATGGGTAAAATTTTTCACATTGCCAAAAGACCATTGCAAATAGATGCCCTTGAAGATTATTGGTTGTCAAAATTGATGACGAAAGACCTGGCATTTATGAAAACTATCTTATTAGACACTGAGTCTAACATCAAGATCGAAGACATTGCTAAAAAACATCATATTTCTAGAAAACATTTAAACAATTTAGTTCAGAAGAACTTAGGCAAATCTCTAATTGAATACAGGAAAATATTCCGGTTCAGAAACGTAATTAACAAATATCAAGGTTTAAAAAGCCTAACTGAACTGTCGTGCGAGAACCTTTTTTTTGATCAATCTCATCTTATCAAAGATTTCAAATCCCTTACAGAAATCAATCCCAATCTTTTCTTTAAAAATGTGAACACGGCAAATAAAAATGTTTGGCTTTTTACATAG
- a CDS encoding RNA polymerase sigma-70 factor produces MSNKNGEDVVDVLQPEQLFKKLYRRLYDFAYYLLKDKELAEDVAQDAFVVYLEQQKSIATNFNVVKSFLYTTVKNACLNKIRHNNVVNVYHKNNPPDIYSDPQILEGIIHTEIVAEIYDQINALPPGCAMVIRYGYLEGLSNSEIAKLMNISINTVKSQKKRALSLMKVHLGKAAMALFAAMYLHH; encoded by the coding sequence ATGTCTAATAAAAACGGCGAAGATGTTGTTGATGTTTTACAACCAGAGCAGCTTTTCAAAAAGCTTTACCGGCGTTTATACGATTTTGCATATTACCTTTTAAAGGATAAAGAATTGGCTGAAGATGTGGCACAGGATGCTTTCGTGGTTTATCTGGAGCAACAGAAAAGTATCGCTACCAATTTCAACGTGGTAAAATCATTTTTATACACCACTGTAAAAAATGCCTGTTTAAATAAAATCAGGCACAATAATGTGGTTAATGTTTATCATAAAAACAATCCGCCGGATATTTATTCCGATCCGCAAATCTTGGAAGGCATTATCCATACCGAGATTGTTGCCGAGATTTATGATCAGATCAATGCGCTTCCACCGGGATGCGCTATGGTAATCAGGTATGGTTATTTAGAAGGACTAAGCAATAGCGAAATTGCCAAACTGATGAATATTAGCATCAATACGGTTAAAAGCCAGAAAAAGCGTGCATTATCTTTAATGAAAGTACATCTCGGAAAGGCTGCAATGGCACTTTTCGCTGCGATGTATCTCCATCATTAA
- a CDS encoding FecR family protein, with amino-acid sequence MKEEAFELSALISGYLLCTLTTEEEERLKLLLAADEERYKLLEAYRAAGPTAARLANMDSVNIDEAWRRVNNRFQGAKIVPRKNRYAWLKYAAIFVAIIGVSIFYFNLNKTDPGIVPDITKTYRNDVLPATQIAKLILSDGTQIALDKEKKVIGGEKGTTIVSNQGEISYGQSATNLLAAANYNTLIVPKAGTYKITLPDGSKVMLNAMSELKFPVSFAGNERSVSLKGEAYFEVAKDAARPFKVKLNESEVEVLGTHFNVSAYNQTAKTTLLEGSVKVSNGKSSHILIPGKQALSDQQNIAVAKGDVDKAVAWCKDDFYFSNDALEPVMTEISRWYDLKLVYKKKIPEIHITGHVSRKVKLSEVLDMLKDVSNLSFGIEGRNLIIN; translated from the coding sequence ATGAAAGAAGAAGCCTTTGAATTGTCTGCATTAATTTCCGGATACCTGCTTTGTACCTTAACCACGGAAGAGGAGGAACGATTAAAGTTGCTTTTGGCAGCAGATGAAGAAAGGTATAAACTATTGGAAGCTTACCGTGCTGCTGGCCCTACTGCAGCGCGCCTGGCCAACATGGATAGTGTGAATATAGACGAGGCCTGGCGCAGGGTTAATAACCGTTTTCAGGGAGCTAAGATTGTTCCGCGTAAAAATCGGTATGCATGGCTTAAATATGCGGCTATTTTCGTCGCAATTATCGGCGTTTCCATTTTCTATTTCAATTTAAATAAAACTGATCCGGGAATTGTTCCCGATATTACCAAAACCTACCGCAATGATGTTTTGCCAGCCACCCAAATCGCTAAACTGATTCTTTCTGATGGAACCCAAATCGCATTAGATAAAGAAAAGAAGGTAATCGGCGGTGAAAAAGGAACAACTATTGTGAGTAATCAGGGTGAGATCAGTTATGGGCAATCGGCAACTAATTTACTTGCAGCTGCAAACTACAATACACTCATTGTACCTAAGGCAGGGACTTATAAGATAACCTTACCTGATGGCTCAAAAGTCATGTTGAACGCCATGTCGGAATTGAAATTCCCGGTTAGTTTTGCGGGTAATGAGCGATCGGTAAGTTTAAAGGGCGAAGCCTATTTCGAAGTAGCCAAGGATGCTGCCCGTCCCTTTAAAGTTAAACTTAACGAATCGGAAGTTGAAGTTTTAGGTACCCATTTTAACGTATCGGCCTATAACCAAACCGCAAAAACCACTCTTTTAGAAGGATCGGTTAAGGTGAGTAATGGAAAAAGCAGCCATATCCTTATTCCCGGTAAACAGGCATTATCCGATCAGCAAAATATCGCAGTTGCAAAGGGCGATGTAGACAAAGCTGTGGCCTGGTGTAAAGACGATTTCTATTTCAGCAATGATGCACTCGAGCCAGTTATGACTGAAATAAGCAGATGGTATGATTTAAAGCTCGTTTACAAAAAGAAAATACCGGAAATCCATATTACCGGACATGTAAGCAGAAAGGTTAAATTAAGTGAAGTACTGGATATGCTTAAAGATGTAAGTAACCTCTCTTTCGGTATAGAAGGCCGGAACCTGATTATCAATTAA
- a CDS encoding STN domain-containing protein translates to MNFFCRRQNIAHREAISGIPIVIRIMKLVSLLIFILQIGVFANGRAQQVNISVKNAELKTVFAELNKQTRYRFLYNEETIQKALPVTFKVSNSDINTALSKALQGSGLGFRIHGETITILETDKMKPVAPMALTITGTVKDTSGLALPGVTVQVKNKPTIGTATDGNGAFVLKGVPEEAVLVFSLLSYKSQELPLNGRKVLNVVLRNDEANLNDVVVVGFGKQKKSSLVSSVASVKGDALRIPTRSLTNAIAGQVPGIIAIQRSGEPGYDNAEFWIRG, encoded by the coding sequence ATGAATTTCTTTTGTCGTAGACAAAATATTGCCCATCGGGAAGCAATTTCCGGTATACCTATAGTGATCAGAATTATGAAACTTGTTAGCCTTTTAATCTTTATACTTCAAATTGGAGTATTCGCCAACGGAAGGGCACAGCAGGTTAATATTTCGGTAAAAAATGCGGAGCTAAAAACCGTTTTTGCCGAATTGAATAAACAAACCCGTTACCGGTTTCTTTATAACGAAGAAACCATCCAAAAAGCTTTGCCGGTTACCTTTAAAGTAAGCAATTCCGATATCAATACCGCTTTAAGTAAAGCCTTGCAAGGCTCAGGTTTAGGGTTCAGGATTCATGGCGAAACCATCACCATTTTAGAAACGGATAAAATGAAGCCGGTAGCACCAATGGCATTAACCATTACCGGAACAGTAAAAGACACCTCAGGGCTTGCACTGCCTGGTGTAACGGTACAGGTTAAAAATAAACCTACTATCGGTACCGCTACCGATGGGAACGGGGCCTTTGTGTTAAAAGGAGTGCCCGAAGAAGCGGTATTGGTTTTTAGCTTGCTAAGCTACAAGAGCCAGGAATTGCCCCTAAACGGCCGTAAGGTGCTAAATGTGGTGCTTAGAAACGATGAAGCCAACCTGAATGATGTAGTGGTAGTTGGATTTGGTAAGCAAAAAAAGAGTAGCCTGGTAAGTTCAGTTGCTTCGGTAAAAGGCGATGCGCTACGCATACCTACACGTAGCCTAACCAACGCCATTGCCGGCCAGGTACCGGGTATTATCGCTATTCAACGGTCTGGAGAGCCAGGTTATGATAACGCCGAATTCTGGATCAGGGGGTAA